A genome region from Pseudomonas anguilliseptica includes the following:
- a CDS encoding HIT family protein, producing the protein MSLHGEYDNQNIFAQIIRGEAPCYKLYEDEDVLAFLDVFPQSFGHTLVIPKRSAARNILEIDSDSLSKVMAVVQKLTGVIVDELEPAGVQVAQFNGAPAGQTVFHIHMHIVPRYAGEALSVHAGGKATPEELAALQTRLLKRIAG; encoded by the coding sequence ATGAGCCTGCACGGCGAATACGACAACCAGAATATCTTTGCCCAGATCATCCGCGGCGAAGCCCCTTGCTACAAGCTCTACGAGGATGAGGATGTGCTGGCCTTCCTCGATGTGTTTCCGCAGTCCTTTGGCCATACCCTGGTGATCCCCAAGCGCTCGGCGGCGCGCAATATTCTGGAAATCGACAGCGACAGCCTGAGCAAGGTGATGGCCGTGGTGCAGAAGCTGACTGGGGTGATCGTCGACGAGCTGGAGCCTGCCGGGGTGCAGGTGGCGCAGTTCAATGGCGCACCAGCCGGGCAGACGGTGTTCCACATTCATATGCATATCGTGCCGCGCTACGCCGGCGAAGCGCTCAGCGTACATGCCGGTGGCAAGGCGACCCCGGAAGAGCTGGCGGCGTTGCAGACGCGTTTGCTCAAACGTATCGCCGGTTGA
- a CDS encoding 3-isopropylmalate dehydratase, with amino-acid sequence MRLTCAVLPLLLLAGCSSWKPAPEDVKPVPADRLLGYQAPLGQGGELQVNRDFGGMGGGCYVAVLVDRKVAARIGVGEQVRFQVPVGTRVLSIGIDEMDDTLCGMGRLRRELAVKVEPGSQQNFRIVSDNRKGFDILPVTQ; translated from the coding sequence ATGCGATTGACTTGTGCCGTTTTACCGCTGTTGCTGTTGGCCGGCTGTTCGTCCTGGAAGCCCGCGCCAGAGGATGTCAAACCTGTGCCGGCGGACCGTTTGCTGGGCTATCAGGCGCCGCTGGGGCAGGGTGGAGAGTTGCAGGTCAATCGCGACTTCGGCGGCATGGGCGGCGGCTGCTATGTGGCTGTGCTGGTCGACCGCAAGGTGGCCGCGCGCATCGGCGTGGGTGAGCAGGTGCGTTTTCAGGTGCCGGTTGGCACGCGGGTGCTGAGCATCGGTATCGACGAGATGGACGACACCCTGTGCGGCATGGGCCGCCTGCGCCGTGAGCTGGCGGTGAAGGTTGAGCCGGGCTCGCAGCAGAACTTCCGTATCGTCAGCGATAACCGCAAAGGTTTCGACATCCTCCCGGTGACTCAGTAA